The Pseudomonas orientalis genome contains a region encoding:
- a CDS encoding response regulator: MSEDAQDVVLIVEDDESIMFVLGEYLAGLGYRVLKAVNGKEAFEILATKPHLDLMVTDYRLPGGISGVQIAEPALKVRPELKVIFISGYPQEILDCNSPITRNAPILAKPFDLDTLQEHIQRLLA; the protein is encoded by the coding sequence ATGAGTGAAGATGCACAAGATGTCGTACTGATCGTCGAAGACGACGAATCCATTATGTTTGTGCTGGGTGAATACCTGGCCGGCCTGGGTTATCGGGTATTGAAGGCGGTTAATGGCAAAGAGGCCTTTGAAATCCTCGCGACCAAGCCGCACCTGGACTTGATGGTCACGGATTACCGGCTGCCTGGCGGCATTTCCGGCGTGCAGATCGCTGAACCTGCGCTCAAGGTGAGGCCGGAATTGAAGGTGATCTTTATCAGTGGCTATCCGCAGGAAATCCTCGACTGCAACAGCCCGATTACGCGTAATGCACCGATTCTGGCCAAGCCGTTTGACCTGGATACGCTGCAGGAGCATATCCAGCGGTTATTGGCCTGA
- a CDS encoding hybrid sensor histidine kinase/response regulator, whose amino-acid sequence MLSTVQAKLLIVDDLPENLLALEALIKREDRQVFKALSADEALSLLLEHEFAMAILDVQMPGMNGFELAELMRGTEKTKNIPIVFVSAAGRELNYAFKGYESGAVDFLHKPLDIHAVKSKVNVFVDLYRQSKAMKLQVEALERSRREQELLLTRLQATQAELEQAVRMRDDFMSIVAHEVRTPLNGLILETQLRKMHLARDNAAAFTLDKMHAMVDRDERQIKSLIRLIEDMLDVSRIRTGKLSIRPARFDLAQLVRNLVHNFEPQVAAAESSMQFLADEPVEGNWDEFRIEQVVTNLLTNALRYGAKSPIEVRVYAEHGEACVEVRDHGIGISEENQKRIFQQFERVSVSHAAAGLGLGLFISEQIVAAHGGTIEVESQIGEGALFRVCLPLQATA is encoded by the coding sequence ATGTTAAGTACTGTCCAGGCCAAACTGCTGATCGTCGACGATCTGCCGGAAAACCTGCTGGCCCTCGAAGCGCTGATCAAGCGCGAAGACCGCCAGGTATTCAAGGCATTGAGTGCCGACGAAGCATTGTCCCTGTTGCTGGAACATGAATTCGCCATGGCGATCCTCGACGTGCAGATGCCTGGCATGAACGGTTTCGAGCTGGCCGAACTGATGCGCGGCACCGAAAAGACCAAGAACATCCCGATTGTGTTTGTCAGTGCCGCCGGCCGCGAACTCAATTACGCCTTCAAGGGTTATGAAAGCGGCGCGGTGGACTTCCTGCACAAGCCGCTGGATATCCACGCGGTGAAAAGCAAGGTCAACGTATTCGTTGACCTGTACCGCCAGAGCAAGGCGATGAAGCTGCAGGTTGAAGCCCTGGAGCGCAGCCGCCGCGAGCAGGAGCTGCTGCTCACGCGCCTGCAGGCCACCCAGGCCGAGCTGGAGCAGGCAGTGCGCATGCGCGATGACTTCATGTCGATCGTCGCCCACGAAGTGCGTACGCCACTGAACGGGCTGATCCTGGAAACCCAGCTGCGCAAAATGCACCTGGCCCGGGACAACGCGGCGGCGTTCACCCTGGACAAGATGCACGCGATGGTCGACCGCGATGAACGCCAGATCAAGAGCCTGATCCGCCTGATCGAAGACATGCTCGATGTGTCGCGTATCCGCACCGGCAAACTGTCGATACGCCCGGCGCGCTTCGACCTGGCGCAACTGGTGCGCAACCTGGTGCATAACTTCGAGCCGCAGGTCGCCGCCGCCGAATCGTCGATGCAATTTCTGGCTGACGAGCCGGTCGAGGGTAATTGGGATGAGTTTCGCATCGAGCAGGTCGTCACCAACCTGCTGACCAATGCCTTGCGCTACGGCGCCAAGAGCCCGATCGAAGTGCGGGTGTATGCAGAACATGGCGAGGCCTGCGTGGAAGTGCGCGACCATGGCATCGGCATCAGCGAGGAGAACCAGAAGCGCATTTTCCAGCAATTCGAGCGGGTTTCCGTCAGCCATGCGGCTGCTGGCCTGGGCCTGGGGCTATTCATCTCCGAACAGATCGTCGCGGCCCATGGCGGCACCATCGAGGTTGAAAGCCAGATAGGCGAGGGCGCGTTGTTTCGGGTCTGTCTGCCACTGCAGGCAACGGCATGA
- a CDS encoding chemotaxis protein CheB: MSDAASPPIHGIEAIVVGASAGGVEALLSIFGALPDTFGLPIIAVLHLPDERRSQLAEVFARRLRIPVKEARDKESIEAGTLYFAGPGYHLSVEQDRSLSLSQEDRVHHSRPAIDFLFTSAADAYARGLLAILLTGANQDGARGLAYVKQSGGTTVVQDPVEARIAVMPLAALALHTPDHILSLSRIGSLLASLEPSPC; the protein is encoded by the coding sequence ATGAGCGATGCCGCCAGCCCCCCGATTCACGGGATTGAAGCCATCGTCGTCGGCGCTTCCGCCGGCGGCGTGGAGGCGTTGCTGAGTATTTTTGGCGCGTTGCCGGACACGTTCGGCCTGCCGATCATTGCGGTGCTGCACCTGCCGGATGAACGTCGCAGCCAGTTGGCCGAAGTCTTCGCGCGGCGCTTGCGCATTCCGGTCAAGGAGGCGCGGGACAAGGAGTCGATCGAGGCGGGCACCCTGTATTTCGCCGGTCCCGGCTATCATCTGTCGGTGGAACAGGACCGCAGCTTGTCGTTGAGTCAGGAGGACCGCGTGCACCATTCCCGGCCGGCCATCGATTTTCTCTTCACCTCGGCCGCCGATGCCTACGCAAGAGGCCTGCTCGCGATCCTGCTGACCGGCGCCAACCAGGACGGCGCGCGCGGGTTGGCTTATGTCAAGCAATCGGGCGGCACGACCGTTGTACAAGACCCCGTCGAGGCCCGGATTGCCGTGATGCCCCTGGCCGCGCTGGCGCTGCACACACCCGACCATATTCTTTCCTTGAGCCGCATTGGCTCATTGCTGGCTTCCCTGGAACCCTCCCCATGTTAA
- a CDS encoding CheR family methyltransferase has translation MERSFLDKSSDIELRLLIEAIYLKYSYDFRDYSGASVKRRVAHALRQFDCATISALQERVLHDPAAFMQLLQFLTIPVSEMFRDPSHFLAIRREVVPLLKTYPSIKIWIAGCSTGEEVYSMAILLREEGLLERTIIYATDINPASLDKAKQGIFSLENVRAYTANYQQAGGQRSFADYYTAAYDNAIFDKTLRENVTFADHSLATDSVFSETQLISCRNVLIYFNKNLQDRAFGLFHESLCHRGFLVLGSKETLDFSAYSKQFEPLVKQERIYRKS, from the coding sequence GTGGAGCGAAGTTTCTTGGACAAAAGCAGCGACATTGAGCTGCGCCTGTTGATCGAGGCGATTTACCTCAAGTACAGCTACGACTTTCGCGATTACTCCGGCGCGTCGGTCAAGCGGCGCGTGGCCCATGCCTTGCGCCAGTTCGACTGTGCGACCATTTCCGCGCTGCAGGAGCGCGTGCTGCACGACCCGGCGGCGTTCATGCAATTGCTGCAGTTCCTGACCATCCCGGTGAGCGAGATGTTTCGCGACCCGTCGCACTTTCTGGCGATTCGCCGGGAAGTCGTGCCGTTGCTCAAGACCTACCCGTCGATCAAGATCTGGATCGCCGGCTGCAGCACCGGCGAGGAGGTCTATTCAATGGCGATCCTGCTGCGCGAAGAAGGCTTGCTCGAGCGCACCATCATCTACGCCACCGACATCAACCCGGCCTCGCTGGACAAAGCCAAGCAGGGCATCTTCTCCCTGGAGAACGTGCGCGCCTACACCGCCAACTATCAGCAGGCCGGCGGCCAACGCTCATTTGCCGACTACTACACCGCAGCTTACGATAATGCGATCTTCGACAAGACCTTGCGCGAGAACGTCACGTTCGCCGACCACAGCCTGGCTACCGACAGTGTATTCTCAGAAACTCAATTAATTTCGTGCCGCAACGTACTGATTTACTTCAATAAAAACTTGCAAGACAGGGCGTTTGGGTTGTTTCATGAGTCGCTGTGTCATCGCGGCTTCTTGGTGTTGGGCAGCAAGGAAACCCTGGATTTTTCAGCCTACAGCAAGCAATTCGAACCCTTGGTCAAACAGGAACGGATCTACCGCAAATCATGA
- a CDS encoding response regulator, whose translation MNPASSVDEKSFRKLLSRNVALPLGVGVLSAVFFVVLITYLLSVIRWVEHTDRVLNNLNESSKLTVDLETGMRGFLITGDEHFLDPYEVAKPRIIADLRNLQELVADNPQQVDRLKRLEALQVEWNKYAQSMIELQRSSGDYRGAVKAGRGKRLTDEIRKEYDDAVTMEQQFRITRNEEVTRTTVVSVTLYLVFVLGLSGVLAYIGRKNLLELSNSYSANLASQKKIAKHLEQQAWLRNGQTELAEQVLGQLTLNLLGRNILQFFAQYMGSAVGALYVREEHGGLRRVATYGFSREQAQLEQSIYSDEGIVGQAAQLDRLIRLDDVPVDYFKVSSGLGEGTTRSVLVVPTSDDDRVNGVIELGFLRPLEERDVELLELIADNIGTSIEAARYRQRLQEVLAETQQLNEELQVQQEELKTANEELEEQSRILKESQAHLETQQAELEQTNEQLAEQTQTLAEQRDAMDRKNVELNRVQLELEDRADELQRSSKYKSEFLANMSHELRTPLNSSLILAKLLAENPQENLSAEQVKFAESIYSAGNDLLNLINDILDISKVEAGKLEVRPENSSVERLVDGLRGMFEPLARDRKLGFQIDVQAGSPTLLFTDRQRLEQILKNLLSNAIKFTEQGQVSLSVSRAPGEGIAFTVRDSGIGIAQDQQESIFEAFRQADGTTNRRYGGTGLGLSISRDLATLLGGYISVTSEPGKGSIFTLVLPEQYVERGEDAAPIEAPRQAVAVPAPMPVKVASLPAADAEPIPRFADDRDKAPFTTRTILVVEDEPNFARILFDLAHELGYNCLVAHGADEGYSLAEEFIPDAILLDMRLPDHSGLTVLQRLKEHANTRHIPVHVISVEDRVEAAMHMGAIGYAVKPTTREELKDVFARLEAKLTQKVKRVLLVEDDDLQRDSIARLIGDDDIEITDVGYAQAALDLLRTNVYDCMIIDLKLPDMLGNELLKRMATEDICSFPPVIVYTGRNLTRDEEAELRKYSRSIIIKGARSPERLLDEVTLFLHKVESQLSHDRQKMLKTARSRDKVFEGRKILLVDDDVRNIFALTSALEHKGAVVVIGRNGREAIDKLNEVDDIDLVLMDVMMPEMDGYEATALIRQDPRWKKLPIIAVTAKAMKDDQERCLAAGSNDYLAKPIDLDRLFSLIRVWLPKMERI comes from the coding sequence ATGAATCCCGCGTCGTCAGTTGATGAAAAGAGCTTCCGCAAACTCCTGAGCCGTAACGTGGCCCTGCCACTGGGTGTGGGTGTGCTCAGCGCGGTGTTTTTCGTGGTGCTGATCACCTACCTGCTGTCGGTGATTCGGTGGGTGGAGCACACCGATCGGGTGCTCAACAACCTCAATGAATCGTCCAAACTGACGGTCGACCTGGAAACCGGCATGCGCGGTTTCCTGATCACCGGCGACGAGCATTTTCTCGACCCCTATGAAGTGGCCAAGCCAAGGATCATTGCCGACCTGCGCAATTTGCAGGAACTGGTTGCCGACAATCCGCAGCAGGTCGACCGTCTCAAGCGCCTGGAAGCGCTGCAAGTGGAATGGAACAAGTACGCGCAGTCGATGATTGAATTGCAGCGCAGCAGCGGCGATTACCGTGGCGCGGTCAAGGCGGGCCGGGGCAAGCGCCTGACCGACGAGATTCGCAAGGAATATGACGACGCGGTAACGATGGAACAGCAGTTCCGTATTACCCGCAACGAAGAGGTCACGCGCACCACAGTGGTCAGCGTTACGCTGTACCTGGTGTTTGTGCTCGGGCTAAGCGGCGTTCTCGCGTATATCGGTCGGAAGAATTTACTCGAACTTTCAAACAGTTACAGCGCAAACCTCGCGTCGCAAAAGAAGATTGCCAAACACCTGGAGCAGCAGGCCTGGCTGCGCAATGGCCAAACCGAACTGGCCGAACAGGTGCTCGGCCAACTGACCTTGAACCTGCTGGGCCGCAACATCCTGCAGTTCTTCGCTCAATACATGGGCTCAGCCGTGGGGGCGTTGTATGTGCGCGAAGAGCACGGTGGCCTGCGGCGGGTCGCCACCTACGGCTTCTCCCGCGAACAGGCGCAGCTGGAACAGTCGATCTACAGCGACGAAGGCATCGTAGGGCAGGCCGCCCAGCTCGATCGCCTGATCCGCCTGGACGATGTACCGGTGGACTACTTCAAGGTCAGCTCGGGGCTGGGCGAGGGCACCACCCGCAGCGTACTGGTGGTGCCGACCAGCGACGACGACCGCGTCAACGGCGTGATCGAACTGGGCTTCCTGCGCCCGTTGGAAGAACGCGACGTCGAGCTGCTGGAGCTGATCGCCGACAATATCGGTACGTCCATCGAAGCCGCGCGTTATCGCCAGCGTTTGCAGGAAGTCCTCGCCGAGACCCAGCAGCTCAACGAAGAGCTGCAAGTGCAGCAGGAAGAACTCAAGACCGCCAACGAAGAGCTTGAGGAACAGTCACGCATCCTCAAGGAGTCCCAGGCGCACCTGGAAACCCAGCAGGCGGAGCTTGAGCAGACCAACGAGCAACTGGCCGAACAGACCCAGACCCTGGCCGAACAGCGCGACGCCATGGACCGCAAGAACGTCGAACTCAACCGGGTCCAGCTGGAACTGGAAGACCGTGCCGATGAGTTGCAACGCTCCAGCAAGTACAAGTCCGAATTCCTGGCCAACATGTCCCACGAGCTTCGCACGCCGCTTAACAGCTCACTGATCCTGGCCAAGTTGCTGGCCGAGAACCCCCAGGAAAACCTCAGTGCCGAACAGGTCAAGTTTGCCGAGTCGATCTATTCGGCCGGCAATGACCTGCTCAACCTGATCAACGACATTCTCGACATTTCCAAGGTAGAAGCCGGCAAGTTAGAAGTGCGTCCGGAAAATTCCAGCGTCGAGCGCCTGGTGGACGGCCTGCGCGGCATGTTCGAACCGCTGGCCAGGGACCGCAAGCTGGGCTTCCAGATCGATGTGCAGGCAGGTTCACCGACCCTGCTGTTCACCGACCGCCAGCGTCTGGAGCAGATCCTCAAGAATCTGCTGTCCAACGCCATCAAGTTCACTGAACAGGGCCAGGTCAGCCTGTCGGTATCCCGGGCGCCGGGGGAGGGCATCGCCTTTACCGTGCGCGACTCAGGCATAGGTATCGCCCAGGACCAACAGGAAAGCATCTTCGAAGCCTTCCGCCAGGCCGATGGCACCACCAATCGCCGTTACGGCGGCACCGGCCTGGGCCTGTCCATTTCCCGTGACCTGGCAACCTTGCTGGGTGGCTACATCAGCGTAACCAGCGAACCGGGCAAGGGCAGCATCTTCACGCTGGTTTTGCCGGAGCAGTATGTCGAACGCGGCGAAGATGCCGCGCCGATCGAAGCCCCACGCCAAGCCGTGGCGGTACCGGCGCCGATGCCCGTCAAGGTTGCGTCGCTGCCGGCGGCCGATGCCGAACCGATCCCGCGCTTTGCCGATGACCGCGACAAAGCGCCATTCACCACCCGCACCATCCTGGTGGTGGAAGATGAGCCGAATTTCGCGCGCATCCTCTTCGACCTGGCCCACGAACTGGGCTACAACTGCCTGGTCGCCCACGGTGCCGACGAAGGCTACAGCCTGGCCGAAGAATTCATCCCCGACGCGATCCTGCTGGACATGCGCCTGCCGGATCATTCCGGCTTGACGGTGCTGCAACGTCTGAAGGAGCACGCCAATACCCGGCACATTCCGGTGCATGTGATCTCCGTGGAAGACCGCGTCGAAGCCGCCATGCACATGGGCGCCATCGGTTACGCGGTCAAACCCACCACCCGTGAAGAGCTCAAGGACGTGTTCGCGCGCCTGGAAGCCAAGTTGACGCAAAAGGTCAAGCGGGTACTGCTGGTGGAGGACGACGACCTGCAACGTGACAGCATCGCCCGTCTGATCGGCGACGATGACATTGAAATCACCGATGTCGGCTACGCCCAGGCGGCGCTGGACCTGCTGCGCACCAACGTCTACGACTGCATGATCATCGACCTCAAGCTGCCGGACATGCTCGGTAACGAGCTGCTCAAGCGCATGGCCACCGAGGATATCTGCTCGTTCCCGCCGGTGATCGTGTATACCGGGCGCAACCTGACACGCGACGAAGAAGCCGAGCTGCGCAAGTATTCGCGCTCGATCATCATCAAGGGCGCGCGGTCCCCGGAGCGCCTGCTCGATGAGGTCACACTCTTTCTGCACAAAGTCGAATCCCAGCTGTCCCATGACCGCCAGAAGATGCTCAAGACCGCGCGCAGCCGTGACAAGGTGTTCGAAGGGCGCAAGATCCTGCTGGTGGACGACGATGTGCGCAATATCTTTGCCCTGACCAGTGCCCTGGAGCATAAAGGCGCCGTGGTGGTGATCGGGCGCAATGGCCGTGAAGCCATCGACAAGCTCAATGAGGTCGATGATATCGACCTGGTGCTGATGGACGTGATGATGCCGGAGATGGATGGCTACGAAGCGACCGCGCTGATCCGTCAGGACCCGCGCTGGAAAAAGCTGCCGATCATTGCCGTTACCGCCAAGGCCATGAAAGATGACCAGGAGCGTTGCCTGGCGGCAGGTTCCAACGATTACCTGGCCAAACCGATTGATCTGGACCGTCTGTTCTCGTTGATTCGCGTGTGGTTACCCAAGATGGAACGCATTTAA
- a CDS encoding response regulator, translated as MSAIVSTILVVEDDAIVRMLIVDVLEELEFTVLEAADAAEALEFVKAEDTHIDLMMTDVGLPDMDGKQLAAQVRELRPTLPILFASGYAENIDVPAGMQVIGKPFSIDQLRDKVKSMLP; from the coding sequence ATGTCCGCAATTGTCTCCACCATCCTTGTTGTCGAAGACGACGCTATCGTGCGCATGCTGATCGTCGATGTGCTTGAGGAGTTGGAGTTCACGGTGCTTGAGGCTGCCGATGCTGCAGAGGCGCTCGAATTCGTCAAGGCCGAGGACACTCATATCGACCTGATGATGACGGATGTCGGCTTGCCGGACATGGACGGCAAGCAACTGGCAGCCCAAGTGCGCGAACTGCGCCCCACCCTGCCCATCCTGTTCGCCAGCGGTTATGCCGAGAACATCGATGTGCCCGCCGGTATGCAGGTGATTGGCAAGCCGTTCTCGATCGACCAATTGCGCGATAAAGTCAAATCGATGTTGCCCTGA
- a CDS encoding DUF1254 domain-containing protein — protein sequence MIGQPARLVLASLSILLSSGAWADFTATPAQARAIAKEAYLYGYPVVEMYKTLYTQAVDKGGANFKAPFNRIGNTAQVFTPKDTAFTTPNSDTPYSFVWMDLRREPLVLTLPKVEDNRYYSVQLLDLYTQNIAYLGTRSTGNNGGHYMIAGPDWKGQQPVDIDRVVYSESNIAYALYRTQLFDEKDLGRVKQIQNGYKVQSLSSYVKQAAPANAPKIEWPKPMANMSDSPQLFRYLNFMLAFAAPQDSEKDLLARFATIGIAPGAPFKLNQLSAEQRKALEDGIADAKAEFATFKKDKIDTHQVPSGELYGSRDRLKNNYFYRYAGANLGMFGNSTDEAAYFTWFDDSEGKPANGARRSYTVHFAKDQLPPADAFWSLTMYDAKTKLLVPNHKKRYLINSRMLPGLKLDADGGLTLALQHHEPPKAEQSNWLPAPTGPFFAVLRIYLPKPEVTSGQWKLPPLTPLK from the coding sequence ATGATTGGACAACCTGCGCGCCTGGTGTTGGCGAGCCTTTCGATACTCCTGAGCAGCGGCGCCTGGGCCGACTTCACGGCGACTCCTGCCCAGGCCCGGGCCATTGCCAAGGAAGCCTACTTGTACGGCTATCCCGTGGTGGAGATGTACAAGACGCTCTACACCCAGGCTGTGGACAAAGGCGGGGCCAATTTTAAGGCGCCGTTCAATCGCATCGGCAACACCGCGCAGGTCTTCACCCCCAAGGACACCGCGTTCACGACCCCGAACTCGGACACGCCCTACTCCTTCGTCTGGATGGACCTGCGCAGGGAACCCCTGGTGCTGACCCTGCCCAAGGTCGAAGACAACCGTTACTACTCGGTGCAATTGCTCGACCTCTATACCCAGAACATCGCCTACCTGGGCACGCGCAGCACCGGCAACAACGGCGGTCACTACATGATCGCGGGGCCTGACTGGAAGGGTCAGCAGCCGGTCGACATCGACCGCGTGGTCTACAGCGAGAGCAATATCGCCTACGCCCTGTATCGCACACAGCTGTTCGATGAAAAAGACCTGGGCAGGGTCAAGCAAATCCAGAACGGCTATAAAGTGCAATCGCTGAGCAGCTACGTGAAGCAGGCGGCCCCGGCCAACGCGCCGAAAATCGAGTGGCCCAAGCCGATGGCGAACATGAGCGACAGCCCGCAGCTGTTCCGCTACCTGAACTTCATGCTGGCTTTTGCCGCGCCCCAGGACAGTGAAAAAGACCTGCTGGCACGCTTCGCCACCATCGGCATCGCCCCCGGCGCGCCTTTCAAGCTGAACCAACTGAGCGCCGAACAGCGCAAAGCATTGGAAGACGGGATTGCCGATGCCAAGGCTGAGTTCGCCACCTTCAAGAAAGACAAGATCGATACCCATCAAGTCCCCAGCGGCGAGTTGTACGGCAGCCGTGACCGCCTGAAAAACAATTACTTCTACCGTTATGCTGGCGCCAACCTGGGTATGTTCGGCAACTCCACCGACGAAGCCGCTTACTTCACCTGGTTCGATGATAGCGAAGGCAAACCGGCCAACGGCGCACGCCGCAGCTACACCGTCCATTTTGCCAAGGACCAACTGCCGCCGGCCGATGCGTTCTGGTCGCTGACAATGTACGACGCCAAGACCAAATTGCTGGTGCCAAACCACAAGAAACGTTACCTGATCAACTCACGCATGCTGCCCGGTCTCAAGCTGGACGCCGACGGTGGCCTGACCCTGGCCCTGCAGCATCATGAGCCCCCGAAGGCCGAACAGAGCAACTGGCTGCCCGCCCCGACCGGGCCGTTCTTCGCAGTGCTGCGTATTTACCTGCCCAAGCCCGAAGTCACCAGTGGCCAATGGAAGTTGCCGCCGCTGACACCGCTCAAGTGA
- a CDS encoding DUF3313 domain-containing protein: MNLRLMVSALCIASIGMAGCASKVTQPDEYSGFLSDYSRLKQAKSPSGAEVMRWVDPTLDLSRYNSMYIEPTQFYPKPQATPRIPNSTLRGISDYYNQALKRELAGSLPLANGPGPGVIVVRAAITAVSSKTEGLKPYEFIPVALVAAAVSTGTGIRDQETSLGTEAQFLDGASGKVIAQVVRKGTGKPLENDTQVMKADDVKSVIDGWASDLHQSYLKLK; this comes from the coding sequence ATGAACCTAAGGTTAATGGTCAGCGCGCTGTGCATTGCCTCGATCGGCATGGCGGGTTGTGCCAGCAAGGTCACCCAACCGGACGAATATTCGGGCTTTCTGTCGGACTACAGCCGGCTCAAACAAGCCAAGTCGCCCTCCGGAGCCGAGGTGATGCGCTGGGTCGATCCCACATTGGACCTGAGTCGCTACAACTCGATGTACATCGAGCCCACGCAGTTCTATCCCAAGCCTCAAGCCACCCCCCGCATTCCTAACAGCACCTTGCGCGGCATCAGCGACTATTACAACCAGGCGCTCAAGCGTGAACTGGCCGGTTCACTGCCGCTGGCCAATGGCCCCGGCCCAGGCGTGATTGTGGTGCGCGCGGCGATTACGGCTGTCAGCAGCAAAACAGAAGGCCTCAAGCCTTATGAATTCATTCCTGTGGCGTTGGTCGCTGCGGCGGTGAGCACCGGCACCGGGATTCGTGACCAGGAAACCTCCCTGGGCACGGAGGCGCAGTTCCTCGATGGCGCCAGCGGCAAAGTGATTGCCCAAGTGGTGCGCAAAGGCACTGGAAAGCCGTTGGAGAACGACACTCAAGTGATGAAGGCTGACGATGTGAAAAGTGTTATCGATGGATGGGCGTCCGACCTGCATCAGTCTTATCTGAAGCTTAAATAG